From the genome of Aerococcus sanguinicola:
GACCATGAAAATTTAATGATCCGCTCGATTGATGACCTCCTGCAGGCTGACCAGGCCAAGGCCTTAATCGACCGGCTCAGAGCTTTAACTCCACAAGACCTACTTCCTTTAGAAGGGGACTTTGACTTTCTGCCCGCTGTGTTAGCGCCGGAGAAAATTCTCTGCGTCGGGCTCAACTACCAGGACCATATTGATGAAGTGGACCGGTCGGATGCTCGGGAAGAGCCGACGATCTTCTCTAAGTTTAATAATGCCTTGGCAGCGGCTGGGCAAAAGATTCCTTTCCCAAGTTATGGCAGCCAGCTCGACTATGAGGCTGAGCTTGTCGCTATCGTGGGGGAAGAAATCAAAGACATCCAAGCAAAAGATTTCCGACCGGATATGATCTTTGCCTATACGGCAGGTAATGATCTCTCCTTGAGGGACCGGCAATTCGCCAGTAGTCAGTGGTTGGTCGGGAAGACAGGAGATGGTTTTGCGCCAGTCGGTCCCTATGTCAGCTTATCAGACCAGCTTGATCCTCAGCAGCTCGCCATTAGCTGCCAGGTGAACGGTCAGACGGTCCAGGCCGCTTCGACCCAACAAATGATCTTCAGCATTCCTGAAATTGTGAGCTACCTGTCCCGTCATATGACACTTAAGCCGGGTGATCTCATCTTCACCGGGACGCCGGATGGGGTAATTGCCGGTAAAAAAGCTGAAGACCAAGTCTGGCTGCAGCCGGGAGACCAGGTCTGTGTGACAATTGAAGGGATCGGCAGTCTGGAGAATACTATTGCTTAAGCGAGCCTTTCATTTGCGCTAATTTGACAAAGACTGTCAGGTAGATGAAGGCTGCCACAATAAGTAATAAATAGGCCGGTAAGTGGAAGAAATAAACAATAACTAAAATAAAGGCTAGAACCGTTCCAGCAAATAGGAGGCT
Proteins encoded in this window:
- a CDS encoding fumarylacetoacetate hydrolase family protein, which produces MQFFNYLHQGQAGLGAYINDKHYALSDWIFDHENLMIRSIDDLLQADQAKALIDRLRALTPQDLLPLEGDFDFLPAVLAPEKILCVGLNYQDHIDEVDRSDAREEPTIFSKFNNALAAAGQKIPFPSYGSQLDYEAELVAIVGEEIKDIQAKDFRPDMIFAYTAGNDLSLRDRQFASSQWLVGKTGDGFAPVGPYVSLSDQLDPQQLAISCQVNGQTVQAASTQQMIFSIPEIVSYLSRHMTLKPGDLIFTGTPDGVIAGKKAEDQVWLQPGDQVCVTIEGIGSLENTIA